GTGACTGACGATCCGGCCATTCTCGACCTGGTACCAACTGGTCGTCGGTAGGCTGTACTCCAGGTCCGGGCAACTCTCCTTGCCGACACTGTGGCCAAGGGCCTTGCCATTCAGCTGCCCGGTGTAGGCGTACTCGACGACGACCGTGTTGCCCTGCACCACGCGCCGACTCTCCTTGAGATCCATCTGCAGATGCATGGCGACGAGCGTGCCAAGCAGCTGGCCGATCTGTTCTCGACCTTCCAGATGATGTCGCTGATTGACGTCCTCGAAGACCGCGTCTTCGTCATAGAGGGCGGTCATGGTGACGACGTCGGCGTCTCTGTACGCGTCGAAGTAACGATCGACGACCTGTTCCGGTGAGGGTGCTGCGTGGAGCGACCCGGTGAGCGTCGCGAGAACGATAAGAATGAGGGTCCGTTTCATGATTCCTCCGTTTTGGCTTGTGTGGCCGTGTGTTACGGAGTAAGTTTCCTCTGGAAAGGTAATGTTAACAATTACCTCAGAGGTAATGATCTTATGGAAACCTTCGGGGAACAGCTTCGGGGCTGGCGATCTCACCGCGGCCTCAGTCAGCTTTCATTAGGACTCAACGCCGGGACCTCGTCCCGGCATATCTCGTTCCTCGAGACCGGTCGCTCTCGGCCCAGCCGGAAGATGGTCCTGCAGCTGGCCCGCACGATGGATCTTCCGCTACGCCAGCAGAATGCGTGGCTGACCAGCGCCGGCTTCGCACCGATCTTCGGTGAACGGACCCTGGACGACGACGAGCTGCGCAAGGCTCGGGAGGCGGTGACCTACCTACTCGCCGCGCACGAGCCCTATCCAGCCCTGGCCATGGATCGGCACTGGCAATTCGTCGCCTGGAACCGCCCGCAGTTCCTGATGCTGCAGCCGTTGGCCGACGAGAACGGCTCGCTCAGCGGGATCAACGCGTTGGACCTGATCTTCCAGCCGGGACCGGTCCGTCAACAGCTCCTCAACTGGGAAGAGGTGGCCATGGCCGTCTTGCGACGGCTCCACCGGCAACGGGTCCGGGTGGGAAACGACGATCGGCTTCAACAACTGTGGGATCGGTCGATCGCGGCCCCCGACGTCGCCCCGCTCCTGAAGCGGCGTGACCTGGAGAAGAGCCCTCCACCGCTGGTGCCGATGAAGATGGACTACGGGGACCAGCAGGTGACCTGGATCAACACTCTGGCCAGCTTCGGTGCCGTCGGCGACGCGACCCTGGAAGAGCTGGTCATCGAATCGTTCTACCCCGCCGACGATGCAACCCGGGCCTTCGCGGAGCGACTTGCCTCTTCTGGATCGTGACTGTATAGTGTCCTATGACATTAGGACACCTATTCAGACGAGACAACGGAGGAGAGATCGTGAAGAGACATAACTGGTTGATTCTATTGATGTTGGCGGCCATGCCGGCGACCGCCGCTCCTGGCGAGGTGATGGAACTCTCCCCGGGCGAGACCGCCACCGCCCACGCCCTGATGACGGGCGTGATGGTGATCGAGAGCGAGAGAGAGTCAGGGACCGCCTGCCCCTTCGATGACCTCCTGCTCCATGAGGCCGGCGAGCTGCAGACGATCTT
This region of Acidobacteriota bacterium genomic DNA includes:
- a CDS encoding nuclear transport factor 2 family protein, translating into MKRTLILIVLATLTGSLHAAPSPEQVVDRYFDAYRDADVVTMTALYDEDAVFEDVNQRHHLEGREQIGQLLGTLVAMHLQMDLKESRRVVQGNTVVVEYAYTGQLNGKALGHSVGKESCPDLEYSLPTTSWYQVENGRIVSHKDFIDLATYKELQAQMLAAGE
- a CDS encoding helix-turn-helix transcriptional regulator, encoding METFGEQLRGWRSHRGLSQLSLGLNAGTSSRHISFLETGRSRPSRKMVLQLARTMDLPLRQQNAWLTSAGFAPIFGERTLDDDELRKAREAVTYLLAAHEPYPALAMDRHWQFVAWNRPQFLMLQPLADENGSLSGINALDLIFQPGPVRQQLLNWEEVAMAVLRRLHRQRVRVGNDDRLQQLWDRSIAAPDVAPLLKRRDLEKSPPPLVPMKMDYGDQQVTWINTLASFGAVGDATLEELVIESFYPADDATRAFAERLASSGS